A window from Gasterosteus aculeatus chromosome 14, fGasAcu3.hap1.1, whole genome shotgun sequence encodes these proteins:
- the fktn gene encoding ribitol-5-phosphate transferase FKTN isoform X2, with protein sequence MPRVNRTTVLTLLIISSSVFLLFQLHYYRKYVSKQGPYILSRTGHLTANDIQWQTVKKFLGLARHFGLPLFLADTAALTLLSQDSLRQRDRLVHEPHCSFLCTGRPVTSFALHANLWKYEPGFLLAAKQKGFELLELRGQDPRLASLDNLSGEEIPLHFLFRLHGHIIQVVFLYERSGNYLWHGELRLKAHVDRSFAPFKLLDYGRHPGSYDRPELVLTVVDGIDVRIPRNISRFLSEQRQARFLECRYRDARNFLQLYPDDVSPDAVDFRRKVKSLLHLAGRTLAQLDIPFWLSSGTCLGWFRQCSVISYSRDVDIGIFIGDFRSDIVSAFRSAGLSLKHKFGKVEDSLELSFLSEDVKLDIFFFYGDGDVVWNGGTQAKSGKKFKYIFPRFSLCWAELLDLKVRVPCETLDYVTANYGASWSVPVRSWDWKSSPSNVQRNGEWPRAEWAELIQVY encoded by the exons ATGCCTCGCGTGAACCGGACGACCGTTTTAACGCTGCTGATCATCAGCAGCTCCGTGTTTCTGCTGTTCCAGTTACATTACTACCGGAAGTACGTCAGCAAG CAAGGTCCTTACATCCTGAGTCGAACCGGTCACCTCACCGCAAACGACATCCAATGG CAAACAGTGAAGAAGTTTTTGGGATTAGCTCGGCACTTCGGGTTACCGCTGTTCCTCGCCGACACAGCCGCCCTGACGCTGCTCTCCCAAGATTCATTGCGGCAGCGTGACCGGCTTGTGCATGAGCCGCACTGCAGCTTCCTATGCACCGGCCGTCCGGTCACGTCCTTTGCTCTGCACGCCAACCTGTGGAAGTACGAG CCCGGCTTCCTATTAGCCGCCAAGCAGAAAGGCTTTGAGCTTCTGGAGCTGCGGGGACAGGACCCGCGATTGGCCAGTCTGGACAACCTATCAGGAGAGGAGATCcccctccacttcctgttccgCCTCCACGGTCACATCATACAG GTGGTGTTCCTGTATGAGCGAAGCGGGAACTACCTCTGGCACGGGGAGCTCCGCCTCAAAGCCCACGTGGACCGAAGCTTTGCTCCCTTCAAGCTACTCGACTACGGACGCCATCCTGGATCCTACGACAG GCCGGAGCTGGTTCTGACGGTCGTGGACGGCATCGATGTTCGAATCCCGCGTAACATTTCCCGCTTCCTCTCCGAGCAGCGACAGGCTCGATTCTTGGAGTGCCGTTACCGTGACGCCCGGAACTTCCTTCAG CTCTACCCAGATGACGTGTCTCCAGACGCGGTGGACTTCCGGAGGAAAGTGAAGTCGTTGCTTCATTTGGCCGGTCGAACGCTCGCTCAGCTCGACATCCCGTTCTGGCTGAGCAGCGGCACCTGTCTGG GCTGGTTCAGGCAGTGCAGCGTCATCTCGTACAGTCGGGACGTCGACATCGGCATCTTCATCGGGGACTTCCGGTCGGACATCGTTTCTGCGTTCAGGAGCGCCGGACTGTCGCTCAAACACAAGTTTGGAAag GTGGAGGACAGTCTGGAACTTTCATTTTTGAGTGAGGACGTGAAActggacattttctttttctatggcGACGGAGACGTCGTTTGGAACGGAGGAACGCAGGCGAAGAGTGGCAAGAAGTTTaa GTACATCTTCCCTCGGTTCTCGCTGTGCTGGGCGGAGCTTCTGGACCTGAAAGTTCGGGTTCCCTGTGAAACGCTGGACTACGTGACCGCAAACTACGGCGCCAGCTGGAGCGTCCCAGTGAGGAGCTGGGACTGGAAGTCGTCGCCTAGCAACGTGCAGCGGAATGGGGAGTGGCCTCGTGCGGAGTGGGCGGAGCTTATCCAAGTTTATTGA
- the ufc1 gene encoding ubiquitin-fold modifier-conjugating enzyme 1: protein MADDATRRVVSQIPLLKTHAGPRDRALWPQRLKEEYQALIHFVEQNKMADNDWFRLESNADGTRWTGTCWFIHELLRYDFRLEFDIPVTYPDTAPEAAIPELDGKTAKMYRGGRICLTDHFAPLWARNAPRFGLAHLMALGLGPWLAVEIPDLISKGHVVHREQQGGASE, encoded by the coding sequence ATGGCGGACGACGCCACGCGCAGGGTGGTGTCGCAGATTCCGCTGCTGAAGACGCACGCCGGGCCGCGGGACCGCGCGTTGTGGCCACAGCGGCTGAAGGAGGAGTACCAGGCACTGATCCACTTTGTGGAGCAGAACAAGATGGCGGACAACGACTGGTTCCGCCTCGAGTCCAACGCGGACGGCACCCGCTGGACCGGCACCTGCTGGTTCATCCACGAGCTGCTGCGTTACGACTTCCGGCTAGAGTTTGACATTCCGGTGACGTACCCGGACACCGCGCCTGAGGCCGCAATCCCGGAGCTGGACGGTAAGACCGCGAAGATGTACCGGGGCGGGAGAATCTGCCTGACTGACCACTTCGCGCCGCTGTGGGCCCGGAACGCGCCGCGTTTCGGCCTGGCGCACCTGATGGCGCTGGGGCTCGGGCCGTGGTTAGCCGTGGAGATCCCGGACCTGATCAGCAAGGGCCACGTCGTCCACCGGGAGCAGCAAGGCGGGGCCTCGGAGTGA
- the fktn gene encoding ribitol-5-phosphate transferase FKTN isoform X1, whose amino-acid sequence MPRVNRTTVLTLLIISSSVFLLFQLHYYRKYVSKHAFLLQQGPYILSRTGHLTANDIQWQTVKKFLGLARHFGLPLFLADTAALTLLSQDSLRQRDRLVHEPHCSFLCTGRPVTSFALHANLWKYEPGFLLAAKQKGFELLELRGQDPRLASLDNLSGEEIPLHFLFRLHGHIIQVVFLYERSGNYLWHGELRLKAHVDRSFAPFKLLDYGRHPGSYDRPELVLTVVDGIDVRIPRNISRFLSEQRQARFLECRYRDARNFLQLYPDDVSPDAVDFRRKVKSLLHLAGRTLAQLDIPFWLSSGTCLGWFRQCSVISYSRDVDIGIFIGDFRSDIVSAFRSAGLSLKHKFGKVEDSLELSFLSEDVKLDIFFFYGDGDVVWNGGTQAKSGKKFKYIFPRFSLCWAELLDLKVRVPCETLDYVTANYGASWSVPVRSWDWKSSPSNVQRNGEWPRAEWAELIQVY is encoded by the exons ATGCCTCGCGTGAACCGGACGACCGTTTTAACGCTGCTGATCATCAGCAGCTCCGTGTTTCTGCTGTTCCAGTTACATTACTACCGGAAGTACGTCAGCAAG CATGCGTTTCTTCTGCAGCAAGGTCCTTACATCCTGAGTCGAACCGGTCACCTCACCGCAAACGACATCCAATGG CAAACAGTGAAGAAGTTTTTGGGATTAGCTCGGCACTTCGGGTTACCGCTGTTCCTCGCCGACACAGCCGCCCTGACGCTGCTCTCCCAAGATTCATTGCGGCAGCGTGACCGGCTTGTGCATGAGCCGCACTGCAGCTTCCTATGCACCGGCCGTCCGGTCACGTCCTTTGCTCTGCACGCCAACCTGTGGAAGTACGAG CCCGGCTTCCTATTAGCCGCCAAGCAGAAAGGCTTTGAGCTTCTGGAGCTGCGGGGACAGGACCCGCGATTGGCCAGTCTGGACAACCTATCAGGAGAGGAGATCcccctccacttcctgttccgCCTCCACGGTCACATCATACAG GTGGTGTTCCTGTATGAGCGAAGCGGGAACTACCTCTGGCACGGGGAGCTCCGCCTCAAAGCCCACGTGGACCGAAGCTTTGCTCCCTTCAAGCTACTCGACTACGGACGCCATCCTGGATCCTACGACAG GCCGGAGCTGGTTCTGACGGTCGTGGACGGCATCGATGTTCGAATCCCGCGTAACATTTCCCGCTTCCTCTCCGAGCAGCGACAGGCTCGATTCTTGGAGTGCCGTTACCGTGACGCCCGGAACTTCCTTCAG CTCTACCCAGATGACGTGTCTCCAGACGCGGTGGACTTCCGGAGGAAAGTGAAGTCGTTGCTTCATTTGGCCGGTCGAACGCTCGCTCAGCTCGACATCCCGTTCTGGCTGAGCAGCGGCACCTGTCTGG GCTGGTTCAGGCAGTGCAGCGTCATCTCGTACAGTCGGGACGTCGACATCGGCATCTTCATCGGGGACTTCCGGTCGGACATCGTTTCTGCGTTCAGGAGCGCCGGACTGTCGCTCAAACACAAGTTTGGAAag GTGGAGGACAGTCTGGAACTTTCATTTTTGAGTGAGGACGTGAAActggacattttctttttctatggcGACGGAGACGTCGTTTGGAACGGAGGAACGCAGGCGAAGAGTGGCAAGAAGTTTaa GTACATCTTCCCTCGGTTCTCGCTGTGCTGGGCGGAGCTTCTGGACCTGAAAGTTCGGGTTCCCTGTGAAACGCTGGACTACGTGACCGCAAACTACGGCGCCAGCTGGAGCGTCCCAGTGAGGAGCTGGGACTGGAAGTCGTCGCCTAGCAACGTGCAGCGGAATGGGGAGTGGCCTCGTGCGGAGTGGGCGGAGCTTATCCAAGTTTATTGA